In the genome of Candidatus Pristimantibacillus lignocellulolyticus, the window TACAATAAATAGCAAAAGCAACCCAGCTTACGAAGGGTTGCTCCTGCATGCCGCTATCTAATTAGACGAAAAACATCTGAAAAAGTTTCAATTGCGACTAAACCGTTCTAATGGCTTGAATCTTGCTGCATTAAAGTTACGTTTCGTTGCGGAACAAAAGTAGAAATTGCATGCTTGTATACCATTTGTTGACGACCTTCTACTTCAATAATAATCGTGAAGTTATCGAATGCTTTAATAAATCCACGAATTTGGAATCCATTCATTAAAAACACGGTAACTTGAATTTGATCCTTACGAAGTTGGTTCAAAAATGTATCTTGAATATTAATAGATTTGTTCATATGGACGTTACCCCCGTCTACTTATAAGATTGATTAGTAATATATTCAAGATGATCTTGAAACTTTCCTGCTATTATAGCATGAATACGTTGTAAATTGTTGTGATTATTTTCATCCATGTCAATCCACTGTATGTCCTTCATATGACGGAACCATGAAAGTTGACGTTTTGCAAAACGTCTTGTGTCACGCTTTAGTAGCTCAATAGCCGCTTCATAACTACACTCACCTTGTAAATAAGCGATCATTTCCTTATATCCTAGCGCTTGAAGCGGTACAGCATGCAATGGCAAATCACGAGCTAATAGTGATCTCACCTCATCTAACAAGCCTTCCTCAATCATGAGGTCGATACGTTCTTCTATACGAGCATATAGCTTCTTGCGATCTCTCGTCAAGCCAAGTATACAAAGTTCATAAGGTGATTCTTTCACTTGATCTTTCTGTTGTTCGCTAAATGTGATTCCTGTAACATGATGCACTTCTAAGGCACGTATAACCCGTCGGACATCATTATAATGCAGTCGCTCAGCTGTAGGTGGATCTATGGATGCTAATCTATCGTGCAAAGCTTCTGGACCATGCTCTGCCACAAATTGTTCCTGCTCTAAACGAAAGACTTCATCTGAACCTTGATCAGCAAACCGATATTGATAACAGAGTGATTCAATATAAAGTCCTGTGCCACCCACGATAAATGGTAACTTTCCTTTAGCGTATATATCATCAATTAAGGCACGAGCGTTCGTTTGAAAATCAGCTGCAGAATAAGACTCTTCTGGTTCGCATATATCAATCAAATGATGAACGATACCTTCCCTTTCTTCCATCTTAATCTTCGCGGTACCGATATCCATCTCGCGATATACTTGCATGGAATCACCAGATATTATTTCAGCATTGTATTGCTTAGCAAGTTCTATACTAAGTGCTGTCTTACCAACCGCAGTAGGACCGATCAGTACTAATAATGGTTTTTTCAGCGAAGTTGCTCCTTGTCCTTCATAAGAAGGTTCAACAGTATTATTATCGATTGCTTCCACTTCCTTAATTATGTGTATCATTTAGATCTTATGCGTACCATACGCCGTAAGCAATTTTATTACCTCTCACTTCATTCACACGTGGTATTTCTAGCCTCTCAAATTCATTACTTTTACTATGTTCCTTCAAGATAACACTTTTGCGAGCAATACGCTTCGCATGCTCAATACTAGTCAACGTCAGCGGATTAGGATTAGCTACAGTACGAATCGCCTTAATCGCGCTAGATTCATGCAATGGCTGTCTAAACATCGGATCAAAATATACAATATCTACACTATTATCGTCCAAGCTTGCTAAATATTGATCATGCGCTTCACATCTAAGATCAATTCTTCGCATCGCTTGCTCTATTTCTTGTACTGATGTTTCATATGTTGCTAGTCCTTCACGCACAATCGTATACAACAAGCGTTGACTTTCAAGTGCAGTGATATTCCCTTGTTCTCCAACAGTCAATGAGAATAGTAGTGTATCAGAACAAAGACCAGCGGTACAATCAAGCACCGTATCTCCTGCTTCACATTTACTCAATGAAATCAACTGTTCATTGCCACCACGAAGCATAGACTTTAATTTCACAAATGCCATGCTTGGATGATAGATAAGCGGCTTATTTTGTTCCTCTGCCTCTTTGTCATACAATCGCAATTCGCCATCAGTAGCTACGAGTACTTTACCGTCATCACTTTGTTGTAATAGCTTTGATACCGTCAATTGTCTTCGCGCAACTAGAAGTGCAGACAACTCATTAGCTAATCGCTTAGCCTGTTGTAGTAACTCACTAGTAGGCGCCTGAGACGTCGTTACGATCAACTCATCACCCGCTTAAACATTTTCTCTAATTGATATGTCGATAGATGAACAATAATTGGTCGACCATGAGGACAAGTATAGGGTTGTGAACATGCTGCTAATCTTCTGAGCAACACTTCACCTTCTTCACGGTTCATCCGATCATTAGCTTTTATTGACGCTTTACAAGAACACATTATCGCTGCTTGTTCTCGGAATTTCGTAATATCTATCTTTTTCCGCTCTGAAATCACATAATCTGTCATTTCCTCTAGAATCATTTGCTCTTGTCCCTTTGGAAGCCATTCCGGATATGCACGTACAAGATAAGTCTGTTGCCCGAACGGCTCCATCGACACACCCGCTTGTTCCATGTAAGGTAATAGCTCTCGCAGTGCTTCCGCTTCCCCTGGTGTAAATTCCATCGTAATCGGAACGAGTAATTGTTGACTGGCAAGCTGTGGATGACCAAATTTATATAAATAATATTCATAATTAATTCGCTCATGAGCAGCATGTTGGTCGATCAGATATAGACCATCATTCGATTGAGCAATAATGTAAGTGCCATGATGCTGACCAATCCAATGTAATTCCGGGAAATCAATATTTCGCTGTCCGCTATGTCCACTTTGATTCGGATAACCTTGTTGTTGCCAACCTTGCAAATTGTAAGTTTTGGATGAAGGCATCTGCTCTGATTCATTAGCGTTATTGCTCGAAACATTCGTATCAATGTTTTGTATTGACGATGAATCTACATTCGCTGATTGGGGAAGTTGCGCATCGTTATCTATATTGTGAGATTGATTTTCTGTATACTCTGCTCTGTGCTGCTGCTTCATTTCATCGCCCATCATTCCACTGTTTGAAGAAACTTTCACTTCATCCGTACGATAACTTGATCCTGTAGCTCTACCGTACAGTCTTGAAGTTGCGTCTTTCGGTATATACTCAGAAGTACCACTTTGTACATCATAACTTCGATTACCAGCAGTAGACTTTGTGTCACGGCTTTGATCATTTCCAAACGTAATTTGTTTGGACGGTGCAGCATACTGTAAACCGCCATCTGCCACATGGAATGAGATAGAATCTTGAACTAATGATGGACCAACACGTTCAGGGCGTTTTACAGCATCCATTCCCGGAGTATAACGAAGATTACCAAGCTTTTCACGTACAGCCTTTTCAATTAAAGCTTTAAGTTCTACTTCCTTACTAAAGCGCACTTCTAATTTGGAAGGATGTACGTTCACATCTAGCAAAGCTGGATGCATTTGTATTTCAATGACGGCAAGTGGAAACCGATTTATCGGTAACAGTGTATGATAAGCCTCTGTTATAGCATGATTGACAGCAATACTTTTTATATACCTGCCATTCACAATAACAGTCATACCGTTACGGTTAGCACGAGTCAGTTCAGGCTTTGAAATATATCCGATAATCTCATAATCTGGATCAGACCCATCAATAGCCATCATCGTCTTCGCAGTACTTGTTCCATAGATCGCAGCTATCACTTGCAAGCGATCACCCGTTCCTAATGTTCTTAGCAACATATTTCCATTATGCTTTAATGTAATTGCAATGCCTGGATGAGCTAAAGCGATCCGATTCATATAATCTGAAATATGACCTAACTCAGTCTGAATCGACTTCATATATTTCAAGCGGGCAGGCGTATTAAAGAATAAATCTTTGACGATCATGTCTGTACCTCTTGGTGCATTACATGGCTCGTCCACGATACGCTTGCCGCCTTCAATAATAAGCTTATGAGCAAGTCCGCTTTGATTAATGGAAGATATGCATTCGACCTTTGCAACTGCGGCTATACTTGGCAAAGCTTCACCACGAAAACCTAGACTCGCAATTCGGAATAAATCACTGCTCGTAGATATTTTACTTGTTGCGTGACGTTCGAACGCAGTTACCATATCTTCCTGTTCAATTCCGTCTCCATTGTCTGTTACGCGTATATAGGCAAGTCCACCTTCTTCGACAGTTACATCGATTGTCGTACTACCTGCATCAATTGCATTTTCAACTAACTCTTTGACAACAGATGAAGGGCGTTCAACCACTTCACCTGCAGCAATCTGATTCGCTAATTGTTCATCTAGTAATTTCACTCTTGCCATTGCTTATCCTCCTCTCAAAATGGGCTTTATTTTATTTACGGAATTTATGATTATTGTAGTAATCAGTGCTTGATATGTGCTGATACGTACTTGAATAGGACTTGAATAGCACTTGAATAGCACTTGATAAGATAAACACTACACTCGAACGGACTCAGAAGCCGTTATTTATGAATTTCAAGGTCGAATGGCATTCTAAAGGACACAGTAGTCGTTATTTATCCTTTTTGGAGCCCAAATGCATCAAATAGTTTGCAATAAGTGCATTTGTGTCCGCTAGAATCAATATTAAAGCCATATACTGCTAATAAGTGCATCTGTGTCCGTTATCCGTCGAGTGTAGTAACCAAAATCTACTTTGATTGATATTTAAGCATTAATTTTGTTTATGCTAGTAATAGTTAATGTAGTTTAGTTTTCAGTTCATTCAATATATTCATTGCTTGCATTGGTGTCATATTAAACAAATCCAGCTTTTTTAACTGTTTGACGACTTGTTCTTCCGAACTAGAGAGCTTAGGCTTAACCGGTTCGGTTGTTGCTTCTTCAAATATGGAAAGTTGCACGACATCTTGATGAGGCGAAGCTTTTGGAAGTTCATTGCTAACCTCAGTGGCAATCGCTGTGCTTGCAATTGCGTATGATAATTCAGCTTCACGTTGTGCTTCCATAATAGGAGATGTTGATTCAGCTACAATCAACTTGTCTGAAGAAAGAGTCGCTTCTCCATGAACAATCCCTTTACGAATCGTCTGTGTATCTACCGTCAATTCTTCATCGAGTAATTGATACGCTCTTGTAATTATTGAATCAGGTAGACCGGCAAGTTGAGCACAGTATATGCCGTAACTCGTGTCAGCTGCACCTGGAACTAATTTACGTAAGAAGGTAACATGGTCTCCACTTTCTTCAACTGCCATCCGAGCATTTACAAGCGATGACAACGAAGTAGATAAGTGAGACAACTCATGGAAATGTGTCGACACAAGCGCTTTACAGCCAATATGCTCATGCACGTACTCAATCACTGCTTGTGCAATGGCCATCCCTTCTCCAGTAGACGTACCTCGTCCAAGCTCATCGATGATGACAAGGCTACTCATTGTCGCTTGTTCTGTCATCATCTGAATATCTTTCATCTCTACCATAAATGTACTTTGTCCACCAATTAGATCGTCTGCAGCACCAATTCTAGTAAAAATCCGATCTGTTAACGGTATCGTTGCCGATTGAGCGGGTACAAAACAGCCGATTTGCGCCATTATACAAATTAGCGCAACTTGACGCATATACGTACTTTTACCTGCCATATTAGGCCCAGTAATGAGCAGAATACTATGGTCATCACGATACAAGTCTGTTGCGTTAGCTATGAACGAAGAACCTTCCATCATCAACTCAACAACAGGATGACGTCCCTCTACAACATGAAGATCATATTGCTCTGTAATTGTTGGCTTCACGAATCTTAGTTCAGCACTTACAAGCGCCAAACTTTGATACACATCAAGTTCTGCTATCATCGCAGCCACTTTCTGAAGGCGCGATAAATGCTCCAATAGATGCTCTCTTAGTTCGATAAATTTGCTATATTCTAAATCGACCATTTTCTCTTCTGCTTCAAGAATTAGTCGTTCTTTTTCTTTCAATTCTGGAGTTACATAACGTTCAGCGTTGGCTAAAGTTTGTTTTCGTTCATAACGTCCCTCTGGTAAATTAGCTACGTTCGCTTTAGAAATTTCCAAATAATATCCAAAAACTTTATTGAATCCTATCTTCAATGTACGAATTCCGGTTGCTTCTCGTTCTTTACGTTCTAGCTCTGCAAGCCATACTTTCCCGTTCTTACTTGCTTCACGCAGTTTATCTAAGTAGTCGTCATATCCATCACGAATCAGACCACCCTCTCGTAATGATAGTGGTGGATCATCAATGAGTACTGTATCGATTAGATCAGCCAAATCATCGCAAGGATCTACGCTACCCACTAATTGTTGTAGCACATTGGAACTCGATTGTTCACAAAGTTGAACGAGTGCAGGCACACGTCGTAATGATAGTTTCAACGCATGTACATCTTTTGCATTCGCATTACCGTAAGCTACACGACCAACAAGACGCTCAAGATCGTAGATAGGTGCTAATTCACGTTTGATGTCCTCTCGCAAAATCATATCAAGATACAATGTTTCAACCGCACTTTGACGTTGCTCTATTCCTTTTGCGCTTAGTAATGGCTTATCAATCCAACGACGTAATAATCTTGCGCCCATTGCCGTCTGGGTACGATCAAGTAACCATAACAAAGAACCCTTCTTACTACGATCTCTAACTGTTTCAGTCAATTCTAAGTTTCTTCTCGTATGATAATCAAGAATCATATATTGGTTCGGCTCGTAGTTATGTAGTATTTTCAAATGACTTAGATTACGCTTCTGTGTGTCTTCCAAATAACTTAATAACACTCTAACCGCTTTACGTCTTGCTCCTGTTAGCTCACTCAACTGCTCTATGCTGAATTGTTCCGCTAACATTTCCTCCGTACACATTTCCCATGGAGTAAGCGGAACTTTCTTGCTCCAATTATTAGATTGTTCTAGCTGAGTCAGTAACGATTGATCTCCAACTAATTCTGAAGGTGCATAAATGTTCACTTCATCCATTAAAGAATCAATTCGTCCAACAAATGAAGTTACATAGATTTCACCAGTAGATAGATCACTACTAGCCAAACCAAATAATCCTGCTTGTTCCACGACCGCAGCAATAAAGTTATTTTGTTTGCCGTCAAGGGACTTCGATTCCATTACTGTACCAGGAGTAATTGTCCGCACAACTTCACGACGTACAATTCCTTTAGCAGCTGCAGGATCTTCAACTTGTTCGCAAATAGCAACTTTATATCCTTTTTCAATTAATCTTGCAATATAGTTATCCGCTGCATGATAAGGTACGCCACACATTGGTATTTTTTCTGCCGAACCACCGTCTCGACCGGTTAAAGTAATCTCTAGTTCTCTAGATGCAAGAATAGCATCATCAAAGAACATCTCGTAAAAATCACCTAGTCGAAAAAAAAGAAAGGCATCTTGAACCCCTTCCTTAATACTTAAATACTGTTGAATCATCGGTGTATAAGTTGCCATTTTTGATCCTCCTAAAACTTTTCATTATCTAACTATTAAACTTCTTGAACAAATGAAAAGTTACTTCGTAAGCATTCGCTAAAACTTTTCATTAACTAAATTAGTAAGCCTATATAGGTAACTGCTCGCCAGCTTCCAACTTCTTATTCACTTGCTTAAGAAACTTTTTCTCGGATTCCAGTTGATCAAGCGTATAGCCTAGCCAAGTCTGAAGCTGTTTACGATCTAAAGTCATTTGTTCCTCGTTATATTCAATTATAATTTTCTGTAGGTTATTAGCAGTTGAGAACAGACAAGTGGCATTAAACATCATACTTACTTTTATTTCAAGGTCATTACCATTTAGCTGCTCAAAATAAGATAATGTAATACTTGTCGGTTCATTTCCTTCTGCAAAGTAATCGACAATCATCGCTTTCCACCTCAAATTTCAGGAAATAAGACATCTCATTTTCTTCTCTATTCATTCTAGCATGTCATGTTACAGTGTTCGAGTTTTTTTGCAAAATAAAAA includes:
- the mutL gene encoding DNA mismatch repair endonuclease MutL — translated: MARVKLLDEQLANQIAAGEVVERPSSVVKELVENAIDAGSTTIDVTVEEGGLAYIRVTDNGDGIEQEDMVTAFERHATSKISTSSDLFRIASLGFRGEALPSIAAVAKVECISSINQSGLAHKLIIEGGKRIVDEPCNAPRGTDMIVKDLFFNTPARLKYMKSIQTELGHISDYMNRIALAHPGIAITLKHNGNMLLRTLGTGDRLQVIAAIYGTSTAKTMMAIDGSDPDYEIIGYISKPELTRANRNGMTVIVNGRYIKSIAVNHAITEAYHTLLPINRFPLAVIEIQMHPALLDVNVHPSKLEVRFSKEVELKALIEKAVREKLGNLRYTPGMDAVKRPERVGPSLVQDSISFHVADGGLQYAAPSKQITFGNDQSRDTKSTAGNRSYDVQSGTSEYIPKDATSRLYGRATGSSYRTDEVKVSSNSGMMGDEMKQQHRAEYTENQSHNIDNDAQLPQSANVDSSSIQNIDTNVSSNNANESEQMPSSKTYNLQGWQQQGYPNQSGHSGQRNIDFPELHWIGQHHGTYIIAQSNDGLYLIDQHAAHERINYEYYLYKFGHPQLASQQLLVPITMEFTPGEAEALRELLPYMEQAGVSMEPFGQQTYLVRAYPEWLPKGQEQMILEEMTDYVISERKKIDITKFREQAAIMCSCKASIKANDRMNREEGEVLLRRLAACSQPYTCPHGRPIIVHLSTYQLEKMFKRVMS
- the miaA gene encoding tRNA (adenosine(37)-N6)-dimethylallyltransferase MiaA: MIHIIKEVEAIDNNTVEPSYEGQGATSLKKPLLVLIGPTAVGKTALSIELAKQYNAEIISGDSMQVYREMDIGTAKIKMEEREGIVHHLIDICEPEESYSAADFQTNARALIDDIYAKGKLPFIVGGTGLYIESLCYQYRFADQGSDEVFRLEQEQFVAEHGPEALHDRLASIDPPTAERLHYNDVRRVIRALEVHHVTGITFSEQQKDQVKESPYELCILGLTRDRKKLYARIEERIDLMIEEGLLDEVRSLLARDLPLHAVPLQALGYKEMIAYLQGECSYEAAIELLKRDTRRFAKRQLSWFRHMKDIQWIDMDENNHNNLQRIHAIIAGKFQDHLEYITNQSYK
- the mutS gene encoding DNA mismatch repair protein MutS, coding for MATYTPMIQQYLSIKEGVQDAFLFFRLGDFYEMFFDDAILASRELEITLTGRDGGSAEKIPMCGVPYHAADNYIARLIEKGYKVAICEQVEDPAAAKGIVRREVVRTITPGTVMESKSLDGKQNNFIAAVVEQAGLFGLASSDLSTGEIYVTSFVGRIDSLMDEVNIYAPSELVGDQSLLTQLEQSNNWSKKVPLTPWEMCTEEMLAEQFSIEQLSELTGARRKAVRVLLSYLEDTQKRNLSHLKILHNYEPNQYMILDYHTRRNLELTETVRDRSKKGSLLWLLDRTQTAMGARLLRRWIDKPLLSAKGIEQRQSAVETLYLDMILREDIKRELAPIYDLERLVGRVAYGNANAKDVHALKLSLRRVPALVQLCEQSSSNVLQQLVGSVDPCDDLADLIDTVLIDDPPLSLREGGLIRDGYDDYLDKLREASKNGKVWLAELERKEREATGIRTLKIGFNKVFGYYLEISKANVANLPEGRYERKQTLANAERYVTPELKEKERLILEAEEKMVDLEYSKFIELREHLLEHLSRLQKVAAMIAELDVYQSLALVSAELRFVKPTITEQYDLHVVEGRHPVVELMMEGSSFIANATDLYRDDHSILLITGPNMAGKSTYMRQVALICIMAQIGCFVPAQSATIPLTDRIFTRIGAADDLIGGQSTFMVEMKDIQMMTEQATMSSLVIIDELGRGTSTGEGMAIAQAVIEYVHEHIGCKALVSTHFHELSHLSTSLSSLVNARMAVEESGDHVTFLRKLVPGAADTSYGIYCAQLAGLPDSIITRAYQLLDEELTVDTQTIRKGIVHGEATLSSDKLIVAESTSPIMEAQREAELSYAIASTAIATEVSNELPKASPHQDVVQLSIFEEATTEPVKPKLSSSEEQVVKQLKKLDLFNMTPMQAMNILNELKTKLH
- a CDS encoding class I SAM-dependent methyltransferase; protein product: MIVTTSQAPTSELLQQAKRLANELSALLVARRQLTVSKLLQQSDDGKVLVATDGELRLYDKEAEEQNKPLIYHPSMAFVKLKSMLRGGNEQLISLSKCEAGDTVLDCTAGLCSDTLLFSLTVGEQGNITALESQRLLYTIVREGLATYETSVQEIEQAMRRIDLRCEAHDQYLASLDDNSVDIVYFDPMFRQPLHESSAIKAIRTVANPNPLTLTSIEHAKRIARKSVILKEHSKSNEFERLEIPRVNEVRGNKIAYGVWYA
- the hfq gene encoding RNA chaperone Hfq — protein: MNKSINIQDTFLNQLRKDQIQVTVFLMNGFQIRGFIKAFDNFTIIIEVEGRQQMVYKHAISTFVPQRNVTLMQQDSSH